The genomic region TCGAGCACTTCCTGGGTGACCTTTAAATCTTCGGCACAAAGACCGACCGCAGCGATTCCTCCCCCTTTGCCGTTTCCCCGGTTGTGCATCTGTACTGAAGGTTCGTAGATGTGGCGCCCTCTAACAGGAATGGAAGAGATAAATCCGGTGACACCGCATCCTCCTTCTTCCGCCGGTTTTTCACCAGGGAAGTTTTTATGCGGTATTTTTCCCCTGGATGATACTAGTCTATCAATGATATGGTTATGATCAAAGTTCATTATGTTCCCGTATTCCTGTCACATATAATTTTTTAATCAAATTCAACATGGCCAACGTATTTTGAACCGCAGAATATCGAATAAGGAATGTCGAATTTCGAAGTGTTTTTTTACTTCTGCGGTTCGATATTCATTGTTCGATATTCGATATTCATGAGCCTATCCCTCTTTACAGCTCAAATAATGACCCTCGCCTGTGGAGCCGGCTGATAATTCGCCCTTTCTTTTTCTTCTAAATAATCGAGGTGAACCAGCAAATCCCAGCGACCGACAAGCTCCTTTACACTCTTTAAACCCAACTGTCTCAGCAGTTCGCACCACTGTTTACGCCACGCCATATACATGTTGACGATTCGCTGTTCGGCGTACTCTTCGGTAATCATTTGTCCAAGCTCGGTATCTGTGGTTGCAATTCCTCTGGCACAGCCCCGGCCGCTTTCACAATTCCCGCATCTTACGCATTCAAGGGCCACCAGCTCAGCAGTGCCGATCACTGCTCCATCAGCTCCCAGTGCAATGGCTTTGGCAACATCCATTGCATTGCGAATGCCCCCACTGGCAATTAAGCAGACTTCATCCCGAACACCTTCATCTTTTAAAAATTGATGCACCTTGGGAATCGCATATTCGATCGGCATGGCGATGTTTTTCTTGGCAATGTCCGGTGCGGCTCCCGTACCACCGTAACTTCCGTCCATATGAACAATATGCGCACCCGCAAAGTAGCTGCCCACCGCCACCATATCAATGTCATTGGGTGTGGAAACCTTCACCGAAATCAGCGCATCAGGATTGATCTCTTTGATCCAGTCAATATGTTTCTTATGATCCTCCACGGAATAAACGCTGTGAAAGGGAAATGGTGAAAAAAGCGAATTTCCCGGCACCGTCTCTCTCATGGCAGCTACCTCGGGGGTAACCTTGTCACCCAGAAGATGACCGCCCAGACCAGGCTTGGCTCCCTGGGCATATTTAAACTCAAC from Thermodesulfobacteriota bacterium harbors:
- a CDS encoding glutamate synthase-related protein produces the protein MSRKKDTNSLPEIVESPSRFRNTIGKYTIRRNSNCISCGLCAELCPYGVHIRHDNFTKPLRPKEHKCIGFKCRENDFFCVERCPQQALTLRLNPILETLGDYRWTAEMLIAHWEMAETGELPVGDLEYNLGYSGGGFDKIRFKKPDAKDYLDISDEEMDTSLDLNKRNDGKPERTLSLPIYSGGMSYGSMALSALTGRARAAKRLNTLTCTGEGGYPQEFVPYADFVITQVATGLFGVREETILYAPVVEFKYAQGAKPGLGGHLLGDKVTPEVAAMRETVPGNSLFSPFPFHSVYSVEDHKKHIDWIKEINPDALISVKVSTPNDIDMVAVGSYFAGAHIVHMDGSYGGTGAAPDIAKKNIAMPIEYAIPKVHQFLKDEGVRDEVCLIASGGIRNAMDVAKAIALGADGAVIGTAELVALECVRCGNCESGRGCARGIATTDTELGQMITEEYAEQRIVNMYMAWRKQWCELLRQLGLKSVKELVGRWDLLVHLDYLEEKERANYQPAPQARVII